From the genome of Blautia hydrogenotrophica DSM 10507:
TATAACAAAGAGGTATTTTATAAACTTATGGATCTTGGAATTAAAGAAGCAAAGCGTATTAGATTAGAATTTGAAAGATGGTTGCATTTATTAATAAAATGCAACAAAATCCTATTATCTACATAAATAAATTTTAAGCATTATAATAGACTTAAAAACCAAGTTGCCATTGGAAGAGTCGAGGTATAACAACTAATGTAAACGGGAGATAGCCAAAATATGTATCTCCCGTTTAACATTTTCGCTATTTCTTAATCTTGAGCTCAAATTTTAACATAGCCTTTACCATAGCGGTCTGGATCTCGCCTTTCCATTCTTCATCTACCTGCATGCTGACATTGCTGTTTTCGTGATAAAACGGGCGTAAACACAGCTTGGAGATATAAGCGTCATAAAAATTTAGAATTTCCTTGATGGATGTTTCATCCCCACTTGACGCTTTACAGATAAGGTCAAAAGAGGGATAACCATAGTCTTTTGTCATTTACAATATTTCCTTTTCACTCAACATCATTTTCAATTTTTCTAAGCCTTTGTTCCGTGTATAGCCAACAGCAGAACGTGATACATGGTACAGCTTGGCAATTTCTTTATCGCTCATATCATGGAAATAGTAGAGCAGAATAAACGCTCTTTGTTTCTCTGATAATTTGTTCAACGCTGTACTGATTTTTTCATCAGATATTTGAACAGTGAAATGTAACACTGGGAATGTCGTTGTATCGCAAGAATACTTAT
Proteins encoded in this window:
- a CDS encoding helix-turn-helix domain-containing protein; amino-acid sequence: MTKDYGYPSFDLICKASSGDETSIKEILNFYDAYISKLCLRPFYHENSNVSMQVDEEWKGEIQTAMVKAMLKFELKIKK
- a CDS encoding RNA polymerase sigma factor, which encodes MKSSSFKEVIRLQFNALMMITIKGTLKQKRKLLARRFKQEVLFCEMGEAKLNEQGNVDKYSCDTTTFPVLHFTVQISDEKISTALNKLSEKQRAFILLYYFHDMSDKEIAKLYHVSRSAVGYTRNKGLEKLKMMLSEKEIL